In the Oreochromis aureus strain Israel breed Guangdong linkage group 14, ZZ_aureus, whole genome shotgun sequence genome, one interval contains:
- the LOC116321808 gene encoding POU domain class 2-associating factor 1, whose product MHWEKSQPSAVGRSRPYQGVRVRDPVKELLRRKRSLELHSTKTLPPTGDVVSHNNQPSFTQGIFGCDVASGSPAEASATAADGGLQCAGWKATPSVTSPGLQAAAMSWSTPDYNQQDPSAQTLTYPATPTLTMQTLCPSYTMLTYTHTPLLTNFGTIPVAPAPASLPQVELQDSGLTYLPWAQPLTTISTMPNHGVQFAPGSAALPGSPLVHMPLSMSLTTMIPQLEPQGMDPQPEILEIPEHSEQQLDPEPQGQSLNEDPEVEAESPNLLDKLLEDHKEHGEEEDKDSYRSSLFIPNV is encoded by the exons CACAGCCATCAGCCGTGGGCAGGTCCAGGCCATACCAAGGTGTGCGAGTCAGAGATCCTGTCAAAGAGCtgctgaggaggaagaggagcctGGAGCTTCACAGCACCAAGACACTGCCTCCTACTGGG GATGTGGTCTCACACAACAACCAGCCGTCATTTACACAAG GTATCTTTGGCTGTGATGTTGCCAGCGGATCCCCAGCAGAAGCGTCGGCCACAGCTGCCGATGGAGGGCTGCAGTGTGCGGGGTGGAAAGCGACGCCTTCTGTCACCAGTCCTGGGCTGCAGGCCGCCGCCATGTCCTGGTCGACACCCGACTACAACCAGCAGGACCCCTCAGCTCAGACTCTGACCTACCCAGCCACTCCGACGCTTACTATGCAAACTCTGTGTCCCAGCTACACCATGCtgacctacacacacacaccactgctGACAAACTTTGGG ACCATACCAGTGGCACCAGCCCCAGCCTCTCTGCCTCAAGTGGAGCTCCAAGACTCAGGGTTGACCTATCTTCCTTGGGCCCAGCCACTCACCACTATATCGACCATGCCTAATCACGGGGTGCAGTTTGCCCCAGGTTCTGCAGCGCTGCCTGGGTCGCCTCTGGTACACATGCCGCTGTCCATGTCATTGACCACCATGATCCCACAGCTGGAGCCCCAGGGTATGGACCCTCAGCCCGAGATCCTGGAGATCCCTGAGCATTCAGAGCAGCAACTGGACCCTGAACCCCAAGGCCAGTCTCTGAACGAAGACCCGGAGGTTGAGGCGGAATCACCAAACCTACTGGACAAACTTCTCGAGGATCACAAAGAACATGGTGAGGAGGAGGACAAAGACTCGTACCGCAGCTCCCTCTTCATACCCAATGTCTGa
- the linc.pou2af1 gene encoding LOW QUALITY PROTEIN: colorectal cancer associated 2 (The sequence of the model RefSeq protein was modified relative to this genomic sequence to represent the inferred CDS: substituted 1 base at 1 genomic stop codon): XDQLKVYPGVRVKITVKELLRRHREKEANNKKLNAQIHQACVELQELRASTFQSGHVAPPPSVPPAEASSCGSLALQLRATISFPVPDSACNIQMQECGIQVQQQQQQQQFGDVMLPGNGYGGTTYDTPLPPFPTSPQPWYHGLSSDADYYGQGMAPCSSLESLTFCNPVDPNTYSPQDSFSSSSSSSCYDSPTRMESSFSPQQYHYQHCGPQEYYGLPHCWSGQQESSPTPECAPYFAPTDYPQVYPVEDSCFQKDFPLSSEMCYNAL; the protein is encoded by the exons TAAGATCAACTGAAGGTGTACCCGGGGGTCCGGGTGAAGATCACGGTCAAGGAGTTGCTGCGGAGGCACAGAGAGAAGGAGGCCAACAACAAGAAGCTTAATGCG CAGATACACCAGGCTTGCGTGGAACTACAGGAGCTTCGCGCATCCACTTTCCAAA GTGGCCATGTGGCTCCTCCTCCCTCAGTCCCCCCAGCTGAAGCCAGCAGCTGCGGGTCGCTGGCCCTCCAGCTTCGAGCCACCATCTCGTTCCCAGTCCCTGACAGCGCGTGCAACATCCAGATGCAGGAGTGCGGCATCcaggtgcagcagcagcagcagcagcagcagtttgggGATGTGATGTTGCCCGGCAACGGATACGGTGGTACCACCTACGACACCCCTCTGCCTCCTTTTCCAACCTCCCCTCAGCCTTGGTACCACGGACTCTCCTCAGATGCGGACTACTACGGCCAGGGGATG GCCCCTTGCTCCTCATTGGAGTCACTGACTTTCTGCAACCCTGTGGATCCCAACACTTATTCTCCTCAGGactccttctcttcctcctcctcctcctcatgctATGACTCGCCCACCAGAATGGAGTCCAGCTTCAGCCCACAGCAATACCATTATCAGCACTGTGGCCCCCAGGAATATTACGGCTTGCCGCACTGCTGGTCAGGCCAGCAGGAGAGCTCCCCCACCCCAGAATGTGCACCTTACTTTGCCCCCACAGACTATCCCCAGGTGTATCCTGTAGAAGACAGCTGTTTCCAGAAGGATTTCCCGCTGAGCTCTGAGATGTGCTACAATGCTTTATGA